A stretch of Aureispira sp. CCB-E DNA encodes these proteins:
- a CDS encoding DUF58 domain-containing protein produces the protein MTITELLKKVRKIELKTRGLSNQVFSGTYKTRFKGRGMSFSEVRQYQYGDDVRNIDWNVTARTNEPYVKVFEEERELTFMLLIDISGSSFFGTTQQSKMEIATEIAATLAFSASANNDKVGAIFFSDKVEKFIPPKKGKPHIMRILRDMIYAKPSQAKTNLNEPLKYLTNIITKRCTAFVLSDFMCQEYDNAIKLAANRHDTIGIHLYDPLEVRMPNVGLLPTVDAETGQTNWIDTSSKKVREQYNQWYDNNLTYFKKTFLRNNADVMSVATNAPYLSILIKFFKERRN, from the coding sequence ATGACGATAACAGAATTATTAAAAAAAGTTCGCAAAATAGAACTCAAAACAAGGGGCTTGTCAAACCAAGTATTTTCGGGTACTTACAAAACAAGATTCAAGGGACGAGGTATGTCTTTTAGCGAAGTTCGTCAATATCAATACGGGGATGATGTTCGCAATATTGACTGGAATGTTACTGCTCGAACCAACGAACCCTATGTTAAAGTGTTTGAAGAAGAACGAGAACTGACTTTTATGCTCTTAATTGATATTAGTGGGTCTTCATTTTTTGGAACTACACAACAGAGTAAAATGGAAATTGCCACAGAAATTGCAGCTACTCTAGCATTCTCGGCAAGTGCCAACAACGACAAGGTGGGGGCTATTTTCTTTTCTGATAAAGTAGAGAAGTTTATTCCTCCCAAAAAGGGAAAACCGCATATCATGCGTATTCTCAGAGATATGATTTATGCCAAGCCTAGTCAAGCCAAGACGAACCTTAACGAACCTTTAAAATATTTAACCAATATTATCACCAAACGCTGCACGGCTTTTGTCCTATCTGATTTTATGTGTCAAGAATATGATAATGCCATCAAATTGGCTGCTAATCGGCACGATACCATTGGCATTCATCTGTACGATCCTTTGGAGGTTCGTATGCCCAATGTAGGTTTATTACCAACAGTAGATGCTGAGACAGGACAAACCAACTGGATTGATACTTCCTCCAAAAAGGTTAGGGAACAATACAATCAGTGGTATGATAACAACTTAACTTATTTCAAAAAAACTTTTTTGCGCAACAATGCTGATGTTATGAGTGTTGCTACCAATGCGCCTTATTTGAGTATTTTAATCAAATTCTTTAAAGAACGACGCAATTAA